In a single window of the Luteolibacter yonseiensis genome:
- a CDS encoding endo-beta-N-acetylglucosaminidase has product MPLFRFSPLLATILPVLILGGGAEAAEKSFSHFRFTPTRLRDNGASNSVQVAEFRLRFRGANVNMAQAAVTNPNGSSPNGEGPAKLTDGSAGTKWLDLNKRAVTFQFPQAVNVDAYSFTTANDAQERDPANWRLEGSNNGSTWILLDEIINGSVPTARGAATADFTLPATVPPYTSFWHPDYLLKWTPASDTSVDYNKSGVPLAARAANPALKVNANSRSNEGKVTVLTTFGPTSFQPSQGSAVEKFNAYTGWQYTDKLVFWGGSAGEGLILAPSAPVIDAAHRNGVPVLGNVFLPPTAYGGQYHWVKTFIQKTDDTFPVADKLIEVARTYGFDGWFLNQETAGGNSADAVAMRDFISYFRARAPELEIMWYDSMTEGGYIQWQDAFNDNNDMFMRHEGQPVAHSMFLDFGWGDAKMVSSRSHADNIGVNPYSIYAGVDVQGAGTGTSVNWDAIFPPGQPHRLSLAFYGAQSLFNDRTPADFQNAEQRFWVGANNDPSNTTTTQAWKGIAHYIPPASPLQKLPFVTNFNRGQGNRYFFDGNALITTGWNNLSVQDVLPTWRWIVSSTGTKLTPSLELDDAYTGGTSLKIAGNLAAPNDLKLYAASLPVSSNTRFRLVYKSSQGTGATSMKVALSFEDAPQTPVYFDVGSAGAAGWRTFDINLQSHAGRKIATIGLRFESAAAINNYQMRIGRIAVFNGTTPVIPAAATNVRVVQQDAYNADTLAVRLKWDASTTAGIYYYQVTQRFPDGTRKWLGATPNTAFFVPAVRRRTSEAGLTFEVQAIGADFGVSTITSLTVALPAGPDISSPMTGTWIGTPGAWANGPDVGSRAYDNNPATFFDAQEESAWTGQDYGSGRPRRITAFRFIPRSGWAWRMTGGVFEAANQADFSDAVNLHTIAVEPADGVYTIVQVVRPELYRYFRFRSDGHGNVGDITVYGYEIPTVPGGLAANNTTNGISVSWNPVTRAKSYRVERAGAMAGPFTSIGEVTTTTFTDATTPAGQLPFYRVTAINPAGTGSPSAVVRAVSDYQNWRANSFEGQTSPAVTGTNADPDNDFIPNLLEYALGLSPLKFDNLPFSPDLQPGLLSITYPTRVSATEITVTAQWSDGLSGWSDSGVVYQTLSEAGGIRRIRATAPSGGTGRRFMRVHAVAP; this is encoded by the coding sequence ATGCCGCTTTTTCGTTTTTCTCCCCTTCTCGCCACAATCCTCCCGGTCCTGATTCTTGGCGGCGGGGCGGAGGCGGCGGAAAAGTCCTTCTCCCATTTTCGCTTCACGCCGACGCGCTTGAGGGACAACGGCGCCTCGAACTCGGTGCAGGTTGCCGAGTTCCGGCTGCGCTTCCGGGGAGCGAATGTGAACATGGCCCAGGCCGCGGTCACCAATCCCAACGGCAGTTCTCCGAATGGAGAGGGGCCCGCTAAGCTCACCGACGGATCGGCCGGTACCAAATGGCTGGATCTCAACAAACGCGCCGTCACCTTCCAATTTCCGCAGGCGGTCAACGTGGATGCCTATTCGTTCACCACGGCGAATGACGCCCAGGAGCGTGACCCCGCGAATTGGCGGCTGGAGGGCAGCAACAACGGCAGCACATGGATCCTGCTGGATGAGATCATCAACGGCTCCGTGCCCACCGCCCGTGGCGCGGCGACGGCGGATTTCACGCTTCCCGCGACGGTTCCACCCTACACGTCCTTCTGGCATCCGGATTACCTGCTGAAATGGACCCCCGCCTCGGACACCAGCGTGGATTACAACAAATCCGGCGTTCCGCTGGCTGCCAGGGCGGCGAACCCCGCTCTCAAGGTGAATGCGAATTCCAGGTCGAACGAAGGGAAGGTCACCGTGCTCACCACTTTCGGACCCACCAGTTTCCAGCCATCGCAAGGCAGCGCCGTGGAAAAATTCAATGCCTATACCGGCTGGCAATATACCGACAAACTCGTGTTCTGGGGCGGTTCCGCCGGCGAAGGGCTCATTCTGGCTCCGTCGGCTCCGGTCATTGACGCGGCCCATCGAAACGGAGTGCCCGTGCTCGGCAACGTGTTCCTGCCGCCCACGGCGTACGGTGGCCAATACCACTGGGTGAAGACGTTCATCCAGAAAACGGACGACACCTTCCCCGTGGCGGACAAGCTGATCGAAGTGGCACGCACCTATGGCTTCGACGGGTGGTTCCTGAATCAGGAGACGGCCGGAGGCAATTCCGCGGATGCGGTGGCGATGCGTGATTTCATCTCCTACTTCCGCGCGCGGGCTCCGGAACTGGAGATCATGTGGTATGACTCGATGACCGAAGGCGGCTACATCCAGTGGCAGGACGCATTCAATGACAACAATGATATGTTCATGAGGCATGAGGGCCAGCCTGTCGCCCATAGCATGTTTCTCGATTTCGGTTGGGGAGATGCGAAAATGGTCAGCTCGAGAAGCCACGCCGACAATATCGGTGTGAATCCTTATTCCATTTACGCGGGTGTGGACGTGCAAGGAGCGGGAACGGGCACCTCCGTCAATTGGGATGCGATTTTCCCTCCCGGCCAGCCCCACCGGCTGTCGCTCGCGTTCTACGGAGCCCAGTCGCTTTTCAACGACCGGACTCCCGCCGATTTCCAGAATGCCGAGCAGCGGTTCTGGGTGGGGGCGAACAACGATCCCTCCAATACCACCACCACCCAGGCATGGAAGGGCATCGCCCATTACATCCCGCCCGCCTCGCCCTTGCAGAAACTGCCCTTCGTGACGAATTTCAACCGTGGCCAGGGCAATCGATATTTTTTTGATGGAAACGCCCTGATCACAACGGGCTGGAACAATCTCAGCGTGCAGGACGTGCTGCCCACCTGGCGCTGGATCGTCAGCAGCACCGGCACCAAGCTCACGCCCAGCCTCGAACTCGACGACGCCTACACCGGCGGAACTTCGTTGAAAATCGCGGGAAACCTCGCTGCCCCGAATGACCTCAAGCTGTACGCCGCCAGTCTGCCGGTGAGTTCGAACACGCGGTTCCGGCTCGTTTATAAATCCAGCCAGGGAACCGGAGCGACTTCGATGAAGGTCGCCCTTTCGTTCGAAGACGCGCCGCAAACGCCCGTGTATTTCGACGTCGGGAGCGCCGGGGCCGCTGGGTGGAGGACCTTTGACATCAATTTGCAGTCCCATGCGGGCAGGAAGATCGCTACAATAGGCCTGCGGTTTGAGAGTGCCGCGGCGATCAACAACTACCAGATGCGCATCGGCCGCATCGCCGTCTTCAACGGCACCACGCCCGTCATTCCCGCCGCCGCGACGAACGTGCGGGTCGTCCAGCAGGATGCCTATAACGCGGATACCCTGGCCGTCCGGCTGAAATGGGACGCGTCAACCACCGCCGGCATTTATTATTACCAGGTCACCCAGAGGTTCCCGGATGGAACGCGTAAATGGCTGGGTGCCACGCCGAACACGGCGTTTTTCGTTCCCGCCGTCCGGCGCAGGACTTCGGAGGCTGGCCTGACATTCGAGGTCCAGGCCATCGGGGCGGACTTCGGTGTCTCCACCATCACCAGTTTGACCGTGGCCCTGCCAGCCGGGCCGGACATCAGCAGCCCCATGACCGGAACATGGATCGGCACACCCGGCGCATGGGCGAACGGACCGGATGTCGGCAGCCGCGCTTATGACAACAACCCGGCGACCTTCTTCGACGCCCAGGAAGAATCCGCCTGGACCGGGCAGGACTATGGCAGCGGCCGTCCCCGGCGCATCACCGCTTTCAGGTTCATTCCCCGTTCGGGTTGGGCGTGGCGCATGACAGGCGGTGTCTTCGAAGCTGCGAATCAGGCCGATTTCAGCGACGCGGTGAATCTCCATACCATCGCCGTAGAGCCTGCGGACGGAGTGTATACCATCGTCCAGGTGGTGCGGCCGGAGCTTTACCGATACTTCCGCTTCCGGTCCGACGGTCATGGAAATGTCGGAGACATCACCGTTTACGGCTATGAAATCCCTACAGTTCCCGGAGGTCTTGCCGCGAACAACACGACGAATGGAATCAGTGTTTCCTGGAATCCCGTGACGCGGGCGAAAAGTTATCGGGTGGAGCGTGCCGGGGCCATGGCAGGTCCTTTCACCAGCATTGGTGAAGTCACGACCACCACTTTCACCGATGCGACCACCCCGGCGGGGCAGCTTCCCTTTTACCGGGTCACGGCCATCAATCCTGCGGGCACTGGTTCGCCCTCCGCGGTGGTGCGGGCGGTGTCCGACTACCAGAACTGGCGGGCGAATTCCTTCGAAGGGCAGACCTCGCCCGCAGTCACAGGCACGAACGCCGATCCTGACAATGATTTCATCCCGAATCTGCTGGAATACGCCCTCGGCTTGAGTCCGCTCAAGTTCGACAACCTCCCCTTCAGCCCGGATCTGCAACCGGGGCTGCTCAGCATCACCTATCCGACAAGGGTCTCCGCCACCGAGATCACCGTGACGGCGCAGTGGTCCGACGGCTTGTCCGGGTGGAGCGACAGCGGTGTGGTTTATCAAACCCTCTCGGAGGCCGGTGGCATCCGGAGAATCCGTGCGACCGCGCCCTCCGGCGGCACCGGGCGGCGCTTCATGCGGGTGCACGCGGTCGCTCCGTAA
- a CDS encoding SMP-30/gluconolactonase/LRE family protein, with product MFRNPAAAVFLALASSALADEPSIERLDPALDGLLDAKTPIETLGEGYEWSEGPVWDKSSGELLFSDVPNNVVHAWKQGSGVRVYMKPSGYTGVADYGREPGSNGLAFDAEGRLLSCEHGDRRVSVLTRGGGKMTVADRFEGKRLNSPNDVTVHPDGTLFFTDPIYGLPQHEKDPSRELDFCGVFRIAKDGKVTLVTREIERPNGVALSPDGKTLYVANSHGPRPHIFSIALKPDGTAEAPETFFDTKGLKGSGAPDGLKVDAKGNLWATGPGGLLVITPEGKLLGRVLTGRATANVAFGGEDGKSVFLTADDRILRFTRK from the coding sequence ATGTTCAGAAACCCAGCCGCCGCCGTTTTCCTCGCCCTCGCCAGTTCAGCCCTCGCGGATGAACCATCCATCGAACGGCTCGATCCCGCGCTGGATGGGTTGCTCGATGCGAAGACTCCCATCGAAACCCTGGGCGAAGGTTACGAATGGAGCGAAGGTCCGGTATGGGACAAGTCTTCGGGCGAACTGCTTTTCAGCGATGTTCCGAACAACGTGGTCCACGCGTGGAAACAAGGCAGCGGCGTGCGGGTTTACATGAAGCCTTCCGGCTACACCGGCGTCGCGGACTACGGTCGGGAACCGGGCTCGAACGGCCTCGCCTTCGATGCGGAAGGCCGCCTGCTCAGTTGCGAACATGGCGACCGCCGCGTCTCGGTGCTCACCAGGGGTGGAGGGAAGATGACGGTGGCGGACCGCTTCGAAGGAAAACGCCTGAACAGCCCGAACGACGTCACCGTGCATCCCGACGGCACCTTGTTTTTCACCGACCCCATCTACGGCCTGCCGCAGCATGAAAAGGATCCCTCGCGTGAACTGGATTTCTGCGGTGTCTTCCGCATCGCCAAGGACGGCAAGGTGACCCTCGTTACCAGGGAGATCGAACGTCCCAACGGTGTCGCCCTTTCTCCTGACGGAAAAACGCTCTACGTCGCGAATTCACACGGCCCGCGCCCGCACATTTTCTCCATCGCCCTGAAGCCGGATGGAACGGCGGAAGCACCGGAGACATTCTTCGACACGAAAGGCCTCAAGGGCTCCGGCGCGCCGGACGGACTGAAAGTGGATGCGAAAGGAAACCTCTGGGCCACCGGACCGGGAGGACTGCTCGTCATCACCCCCGAGGGGAAACTGCTGGGACGTGTCCTCACCGGGCGAGCCACCGCGAATGTCGCGTTCGGCGGGGAAGACGGAAAATCCGTTTTCCTGACGGCGGACGACCGCATCCTGCGCTTCACGCGGAAATAG